GCGCCGGCGACGACGAGCCGCGCCTCGCCGAAGACCTTGGTCAGTCGGCCGACGAGCCCGCCCTGCACGACGGCGCCGACGACGCCGACGAAGAGGAAGATCCAGCCGGTCTCGTGCGCCGTCAGCGCGAAGCGGGACTCGGCGTAGAGGACGAAGCTCGACTCGAAGTTGGCGAAGCCGAAGACCTGCAGGAAGAACGCCGCGAGGCAGAGGCCGAGCAGCGGATGGCGCAGCGCGCGGACGAGGCTGCGCCAGTCGAGGCGCGCGCGGCTCCGCTCGCCGTTCGGCGAGAAGAGGCGCGTTTCTGGGAAGAAGCGGAAGGTCAGCGCGAGCGCGGCGAGCGAGGTCAGCGCCGCCGCGGCGCCGGGCGCCCAGTGCGCGAGGTCGAAGAGGTAGCCGCCGATCGCCGGGCCGAAGATGAAGCCGAGGCCGAAGGCCGCGCCGAGCGCGCCCATCCCCTTCGCCCGCTCCGCGGGGCCGGTGACGTCGGCGATCGCCGCCTGGGCGGTCGAGATGTTGCCGGCCGAGGCGCCGGCGACGGCGCGCGAGAGAAAGAGGACCTCGAGCGAGCCGCCCAGCGCGAGGAGGACGTAGCCGAAGGCGGCGCCGCAGAGCGAGAGGAGCAGCACCGGCCGGCGGCCGAAGCGGTCGGAGAGGCGGCCGAGGATCGGCGCGAAGAGGAACTGGAAGAACGAGTAGGTGGCCATGAAGAGGCCGAGCGTCAGCGGCTTCGGCTGGTACATCTCGCCGTAGCGCGGCAGAAGCGTCACGACCATGCCGAAGCCGACGAGGTCGATGAAGACGATCAGGAAGATCGTGCCGAGGATCCCCTTGGTCGCCCGCGGCGCGGCGCCGTTTCCCGCGGTCATCGGCGGTCAGTCGCCGAACACGCGGATCTCGACGCGGCGGCGGTGCGGCGCGCGTCGATGCTCGAAGAGGTAGAGCGCCTGCCACGTGCCGAGCAGCGGCGCGCCGTCGGCGACCGGCACGATCTCGGAGGTGTGGGTGAGGGCGGTGCGGATGTGGCTCGGCATGTCGTCCGGTCCCTCGTCGTCGTGCGCGTAGCCGGCGTCCTCCGGGACGAGGCGGGCGAAGAAGTCGAGCAGGTCCCGCCGCACGCGCGGGTCGGCGTTCTCCTGCACGACGAGGCTGGCGCTGGTGTGGCGCACGAAGACGACGGCGAGGCCGTCGGCGACGCCGGACTCGGCCACGGCGCGGCGCAGCTCGGCGGTGATGTCGTAGAGCTCCTGCCCGCGGGTGGCGACTTCGATCGACGCGCTGTGCATGCGGACAATCTACCGCAGACCGCGCGCGGCGGGGCCCGGAACCGCGACGCCGGACGACCGGCCGCCGTCCGCGGCCCCCGCGGCGGTCGGGCGGCGGCCGGGCGCGCCCCGCGGGATAACCCCCGAAGTCGGCACGTTATGGACCCGTTGTGGTGTCTAATGGACGCCGAAGGAGACCGCCCCATGGCGCGCCCGGCACTTCCCGAAGCGTTTGCGTTCGCCAAGATCGTCTACCGGCTGACGACCGAGCCCCGCGGCTGGCGGGTCGATCAACTGCAGGAAGAGCTCGGCATCGAGGACCGGACCTACCGCAAGTACCGCAAGGCGCTGCAGGACCACTTCGAGCCGTTCCAGGAAAACGGCAAGAGCCGCGTCGTGGACGAGAAGGACGAGGCCGGGAACCACTGGCTGCGGCTGCGCGCGTCCGGCGCGGAGAAGGAGCAGGACGTCCTGGGACGCGCGGCCGCGTTGATCATGGCCAAGGAGACGCTCCGCTTCCTCGGCGGGACAAGCGCCGGCAAGGCGGCCGAGGAACTGGGCGCGCGGCTCGCCAAGTCGACGGGGCCGCGGCCGGAGCTGCGGCGCCTCGCCGAGCGGATGCCGGGACTGATCCACGTCGTCCCCGACGCGCCGAAGCGCGCGGCCGTGAAGCCGGAGGTGCTCGACTCGCTGCTTTCGGCGCTCGTGGAAGCGAAGAGCGTCGTGTTCAGCTACCGGGAATTCAAGGGGACGCCGGAGAAGCTCGTCGAGGCGTCGCCGCACTGGCTCGCCGTCTGGCGCTCGGGGCTCTACCTCGTCGCGCAGCCCAAGGGCGAGCTCGAGGCGCGGCTCTACGCCGTCGA
This region of bacterium genomic DNA includes:
- a CDS encoding MFS transporter, producing MTAGNGAAPRATKGILGTIFLIVFIDLVGFGMVVTLLPRYGEMYQPKPLTLGLFMATYSFFQFLFAPILGRLSDRFGRRPVLLLSLCGAAFGYVLLALGGSLEVLFLSRAVAGASAGNISTAQAAIADVTGPAERAKGMGALGAAFGLGFIFGPAIGGYLFDLAHWAPGAAAALTSLAALALTFRFFPETRLFSPNGERSRARLDWRSLVRALRHPLLGLCLAAFFLQVFGFANFESSFVLYAESRFALTAHETGWIFLFVGVVGAVVQGGLVGRLTKVFGEARLVVAGA
- a CDS encoding WYL domain-containing protein → MARPALPEAFAFAKIVYRLTTEPRGWRVDQLQEELGIEDRTYRKYRKALQDHFEPFQENGKSRVVDEKDEAGNHWLRLRASGAEKEQDVLGRAAALIMAKETLRFLGGTSAGKAAEELGARLAKSTGPRPELRRLAERMPGLIHVVPDAPKRAAVKPEVLDSLLSALVEAKSVVFSYREFKGTPEKLVEASPHWLAVWRSGLYLVAQPKGELEARLYAVERITKAEKGKRKAARATRKPGEFFAGAFGIFLERERRGRIVELLFADDKYLKRYVSERVWHATQKISEEPDGRLRLKFRVESLEEVAPWIRSFGAAVEVVSPKDDLSKHGLGAATARRRRSAKSTNKP
- a CDS encoding secondary thiamine-phosphate synthase enzyme YjbQ; this encodes MHSASIEVATRGQELYDITAELRRAVAESGVADGLAVVFVRHTSASLVVQENADPRVRRDLLDFFARLVPEDAGYAHDDEGPDDMPSHIRTALTHTSEIVPVADGAPLLGTWQALYLFEHRRAPHRRRVEIRVFGD